A part of Corynebacterium afermentans subsp. lipophilum genomic DNA contains:
- a CDS encoding CsbD family protein, producing the protein MGIEDKADQLKGGAKEALGNVTDNEKLTNEGKADQLVGSAKEKLSDAGDAIKDKANEVAAKVEDKRDEAEDAAER; encoded by the coding sequence ATGGGTATTGAGGACAAGGCAGACCAGCTCAAGGGCGGCGCTAAGGAAGCTCTGGGCAACGTCACCGATAACGAGAAGCTGACCAACGAGGGCAAGGCTGACCAGCTGGTCGGCTCCGCCAAGGAGAAGCTCTCCGACGCAGGCGACGCCATCAAGGACAAGGCCAACGAGGTCGCCGCGAAGGTCGAGGACAAGCGCGACGAGGCTGAGGACGCCGCAGAGCGCTAA
- a CDS encoding nucleoside deaminase has translation MRVALETAKRTPAGDVPVGAVVFAADGEVVGTGVNRREANCDPTAHAEVEAIRDAARTLGTWRLDGCELVVTLEPCTMCAGAILGARVSSLVFGAWEPKTGAVGSVLDAIRGPRHLHTPEVRAGVLEAEAAKMLAEFFEGLRSN, from the coding sequence ATGCGCGTCGCGCTCGAGACTGCGAAGCGCACCCCCGCCGGCGACGTGCCGGTGGGCGCTGTCGTGTTTGCTGCTGACGGGGAGGTGGTGGGCACGGGCGTGAACCGTCGAGAAGCGAACTGCGATCCCACCGCCCACGCCGAGGTGGAAGCGATCCGCGACGCCGCGCGGACGTTGGGGACGTGGCGGCTGGACGGCTGCGAGCTGGTGGTGACGCTGGAGCCGTGCACGATGTGCGCCGGGGCGATTTTGGGCGCGCGGGTGTCCTCGCTGGTCTTCGGCGCGTGGGAGCCGAAGACGGGTGCGGTGGGCAGTGTGCTGGACGCGATCCGGGGCCCGCGCCACCTGCACACCCCGGAGGTGCGCGCGGGTGTGCTGGAGGCGGAAGCTGCCAAAATGCTGGCGGAGTTCTTCGAGGGTCTGAGGAGTAATTGA
- a CDS encoding prephenate dehydrogenase → MTTHQLPPVCIVGLGLIGGSLMRDLHARGERVYGFTLHGAGAARRDGFDVSDSVEEVLRRAEDDGALVVVAVPMRAVASVLDQVAEFAPSCGITDVVSVKKPVYDLVVERGLESRYVGGHPMAGTEFSGWTASQEGLFASAAWAVTFDYAREHPGNPEWAELFTVVCRLAAVVGAEAVPVSVDRHDEAVARVSHLPHVIAEALALVGDHGGTLAQSLSAGSFRGATRVASTDPDLVRNMCETNAESLVPVLDEFITLLQDARDSLSGESQSLEELTKSGHRAHLRMAARKGARRESVSPVEISSRPIMRVHPGTPGWEKQLVQIESVGGRVEVF, encoded by the coding sequence GTGACTACACATCAGCTGCCCCCAGTGTGCATCGTCGGCCTCGGACTCATCGGCGGATCGCTCATGCGCGACCTACACGCGCGCGGCGAGCGCGTCTACGGGTTCACGCTGCACGGCGCAGGTGCCGCACGCAGGGACGGCTTCGACGTGTCCGACTCCGTGGAAGAAGTGCTGCGCCGCGCCGAGGACGACGGCGCGCTGGTGGTCGTGGCGGTGCCGATGCGTGCCGTGGCCTCGGTGCTGGACCAGGTGGCCGAGTTCGCGCCGTCGTGCGGCATCACCGACGTGGTCAGCGTGAAAAAGCCGGTCTATGACCTGGTGGTCGAACGCGGGCTGGAGTCGCGCTACGTGGGCGGGCACCCCATGGCCGGCACGGAGTTTTCCGGGTGGACCGCTTCCCAGGAAGGGCTGTTCGCAAGCGCCGCGTGGGCCGTCACCTTCGATTACGCCCGCGAGCACCCCGGCAACCCCGAGTGGGCCGAGCTGTTCACCGTGGTGTGCCGCCTGGCCGCAGTGGTCGGCGCGGAGGCGGTGCCGGTGTCTGTGGACCGCCACGACGAGGCCGTCGCCCGCGTGTCCCACCTGCCCCACGTCATCGCCGAGGCGCTGGCTTTAGTCGGCGACCACGGCGGCACCCTGGCGCAATCCCTGTCCGCCGGGTCCTTCCGCGGCGCCACGCGTGTGGCCAGCACCGACCCCGACCTGGTTCGCAACATGTGCGAGACCAACGCAGAATCGCTGGTGCCCGTGCTCGACGAGTTCATCACCCTTCTCCAAGACGCCCGCGACTCACTGTCCGGCGAGAGCCAGTCACTTGAAGAGCTGACCAAGTCCGGCCACCGCGCCCACCTGCGCATGGCCGCGCGCAAGGGGGCGCGACGCGAGTCCGTCTCGCCCGTGGAGATCTCCTCGCGCCCGATCATGCGCGTGCACCCGGGCACCCCCGGCTGGGAGAAGCAGCTGGTGCAGATCGAGTCCGTCGGCGGGCGCGTCGAGGTGTTCTAG
- a CDS encoding aminotransferase class I/II-fold pyridoxal phosphate-dependent enzyme, translating to MSLSDLDPTQFSELAQRTRQQYDELKARNLNLDLTRGKPSSEQLDFSNTLLSLPGEGDYTDNTGADVRNYGGLTGIPDIRELWAEVLGIDPDNLIAGDSSSLNIMFDLISWAYIWGTNDSPRPWKDEERVKWICPVPGYDRHFAITEHFGFEMVQVPMTPTGPDMDAVEELVKDPQVKGMWTVPIYGNPTGVTFAPEVVEKLAAMETAAEDFRIIWDNAYAIHTLTGALPDNPDVIALAEKHGNPNRFWYMSSTSKITLAGSGVAFFASSKANLEWYASHASIRGIGPNKVNQLAHARLLGDVQGLHTLMKQHANSLAPKFEAVIGILEDRLSEFGVAEWTEPEGGYFISLDVLDGSATRVWELAKDAGITLTKAGASFPGGVDENDQNIRLAPSLPPLDEVRTAMDGVATCVLLACVEAAEAQAD from the coding sequence ATGTCTCTTTCGGATCTTGATCCCACCCAGTTCTCCGAGCTGGCCCAGCGCACCCGTCAGCAGTATGACGAGCTCAAGGCCCGCAACCTCAACCTGGACCTCACTCGCGGCAAGCCGTCGAGTGAGCAGCTCGATTTCTCCAACACCCTGCTCTCCCTGCCGGGGGAGGGCGATTACACCGACAACACCGGCGCGGACGTGCGCAACTACGGGGGCCTGACCGGCATCCCCGACATCCGCGAACTGTGGGCCGAGGTGCTGGGCATCGACCCGGACAACCTCATCGCCGGCGACTCTTCCAGCCTGAACATCATGTTCGACCTGATCTCCTGGGCGTATATCTGGGGCACCAACGACTCGCCACGCCCGTGGAAGGACGAGGAGCGCGTCAAGTGGATCTGCCCGGTGCCGGGCTACGACCGCCACTTCGCCATCACCGAGCACTTCGGCTTCGAGATGGTCCAGGTGCCCATGACCCCGACCGGCCCGGACATGGACGCCGTCGAGGAACTGGTGAAAGACCCGCAGGTCAAGGGCATGTGGACGGTGCCGATTTACGGCAACCCGACGGGGGTGACGTTCGCACCGGAGGTCGTCGAGAAGCTTGCCGCGATGGAAACCGCGGCCGAAGACTTCCGCATCATCTGGGACAACGCCTACGCCATCCACACGCTTACCGGCGCGCTGCCGGACAACCCCGACGTGATCGCACTGGCGGAAAAGCACGGCAACCCGAACCGCTTCTGGTACATGTCGTCCACCTCCAAAATCACCCTCGCTGGCTCCGGCGTGGCATTCTTCGCCTCCTCGAAGGCCAACCTGGAGTGGTACGCCTCCCACGCCTCCATCCGCGGCATCGGCCCCAACAAGGTCAACCAGCTCGCACATGCGCGTTTGCTTGGCGACGTCCAAGGGTTGCACACGCTCATGAAACAGCACGCCAACTCGCTGGCGCCGAAGTTCGAGGCCGTCATCGGGATCCTCGAAGACCGCCTCAGCGAGTTTGGGGTGGCCGAGTGGACCGAACCGGAAGGCGGCTACTTCATCTCCCTCGACGTGCTGGACGGCTCCGCCACCCGCGTGTGGGAGCTGGCCAAGGACGCCGGCATCACCCTGACCAAGGCCGGCGCGTCCTTCCCCGGCGGGGTGGACGAGAACGACCAGAACATCCGCCTCGCACCGTCGCTGCCGCCGCTGGATGAGGTGCGCACCGCCATGGACGGCGTCGCCACCTGCGTGCTGCTCGCCTGCGTGGAAGCTGCGGAGGCACAGGCGGACTAG
- a CDS encoding alkaline phosphatase D family protein, translated as MYGCERRQPEGVDKQKRLSRRGFLRTAAVATSAAGAAVAVPSAQSQSTLPTKPVPVEMELAPLPFVHGVASGDPLPNAVVIWTRITPDEHAMPGSGRGANTRVRWRVARDAQLRDVVAEGETESRVERDHTIHVDVSGLEPDTVYYYAFTVANGPHEGAASPLGRTKTAPTGHVDRQRWAVASCANWESGFFAAYQDMAARAWAGELDLAVFLGDYIYEYAQYEYAGYGPVRLHQPAHEIVALADYRTRYGRYRTDPHLRDAHAAMPWVVVWDDHEIANNNWRDGAENHNADEGDFHTRRDAAMRAYYEWMPVRLTETSDEGHIYRSLRFGDLVELTIMDLRTYRDKEFWRGGARQSGDARTMLGSEQYDWLIDTLERSTATWNALGNSVMFSPLHLGAAFNHAATRPVAKSLSANIVPAQAPLPELNDLPLNGDQWDGYDFERRRLINALGRLGKQPIFLTGDIHSEWAHTITHGGEEIGCEIVCSSITAPNVAESTKIRTGHPIFGAACSYLRAANPSLHHVALDTHGYTVVDITPEQVDMQWLRVHNILDPASPVSPGATLTWRNGEGFGQ; from the coding sequence GTGTACGGGTGTGAGCGGAGGCAACCGGAGGGCGTCGATAAGCAAAAGCGCCTGTCTCGACGCGGCTTTTTACGCACCGCCGCCGTGGCAACCTCGGCGGCGGGGGCAGCGGTGGCGGTCCCGAGCGCGCAGTCGCAGAGCACGCTGCCGACGAAGCCGGTGCCCGTGGAAATGGAGCTTGCGCCGCTGCCGTTTGTACACGGCGTGGCCTCCGGCGACCCGCTGCCTAACGCGGTGGTGATCTGGACGCGCATCACCCCCGACGAGCACGCGATGCCCGGCTCCGGCCGCGGCGCCAACACCCGGGTGCGCTGGCGGGTCGCCCGCGACGCGCAGCTTCGCGACGTCGTCGCCGAAGGCGAGACCGAAAGCCGCGTGGAGCGCGACCACACCATCCACGTCGACGTGTCCGGCCTGGAACCGGACACCGTCTACTACTACGCGTTCACCGTGGCCAACGGCCCGCACGAGGGCGCCGCTTCCCCGCTCGGCCGCACCAAAACCGCGCCCACTGGCCACGTGGACCGGCAGCGCTGGGCCGTCGCCTCCTGCGCCAACTGGGAATCCGGCTTCTTCGCCGCCTACCAGGACATGGCGGCTCGCGCATGGGCGGGCGAGCTGGACCTGGCCGTCTTCCTCGGCGACTACATCTACGAATACGCCCAGTACGAATACGCCGGCTACGGGCCCGTGCGCCTGCACCAACCCGCCCACGAAATTGTCGCCCTGGCGGACTACCGCACCCGCTACGGCCGCTACCGCACCGACCCGCACCTGCGCGACGCCCACGCCGCCATGCCGTGGGTGGTGGTGTGGGACGACCACGAAATCGCCAACAACAACTGGCGCGACGGCGCCGAGAACCACAACGCGGACGAGGGCGACTTCCACACCCGCCGTGACGCCGCCATGCGCGCCTACTACGAATGGATGCCGGTGCGCCTGACCGAAACCTCCGACGAGGGCCACATCTATCGCTCCCTGCGTTTCGGCGACCTGGTGGAGCTGACCATCATGGACCTGCGCACCTACCGCGACAAGGAGTTTTGGCGCGGCGGCGCCCGCCAGTCGGGCGATGCGCGCACGATGCTGGGCTCCGAGCAGTACGACTGGCTCATCGACACACTCGAGCGCTCCACGGCGACATGGAACGCACTGGGCAACTCCGTGATGTTCTCCCCACTGCATCTCGGTGCGGCGTTCAACCACGCGGCCACGCGACCTGTCGCTAAGTCGCTCAGCGCGAACATCGTGCCGGCGCAGGCGCCGCTGCCCGAGCTCAACGACCTGCCACTCAACGGCGACCAGTGGGACGGCTACGACTTCGAACGCCGCCGCCTGATCAACGCCCTGGGCCGTTTAGGCAAGCAGCCGATCTTCCTCACCGGCGACATCCACTCCGAGTGGGCGCACACCATCACCCACGGCGGCGAAGAGATCGGCTGCGAGATCGTCTGCTCCTCCATCACCGCGCCGAACGTGGCGGAGTCGACGAAGATCCGCACCGGCCACCCCATCTTCGGCGCGGCATGCAGCTACCTGCGCGCGGCGAACCCCAGCCTGCACCACGTGGCGCTGGACACACACGGCTACACGGTTGTGGACATCACGCCCGAGCAGGTGGACATGCAGTGGCTCCGCGTGCACAACATCCTGGACCCGGCCTCGCCCGTCTCCCCCGGCGCGACCCTGACGTGGCGCAACGGCGAGGGCTTCGGGCAATAA
- the gluQRS gene encoding tRNA glutamyl-Q(34) synthetase GluQRS: MSDFQAPAGRYAPSPSGDLHFGNLRTAVLAWLFARQTGRNFYLRVEDIDSERSSAESAQRQIEDLQMLGLDFDPPVIYQHDRGDAYADALSRLDTYECYCSRRDIREAASAPHAQPGMYPGTCRDLSEEQRALRRSELHAAGRLPAIRLRAHVREWTVHDFYQGEYTGPVDDVILKRGGRVDQAQAGDWAYNLAVVVDDGYQGVDQVVRGDDLLFSAPAQAYLADRLGLTIPSYVHVPLVVGPEGRRLAKRDGAVTLREMPRENSAEEVVAQIAESLGCAGVSSVQKLREVFDPAQLSRQPWPWAR, from the coding sequence ATGTCTGATTTTCAAGCTCCCGCCGGCCGCTACGCCCCGAGTCCCAGCGGCGATCTCCACTTCGGCAACCTCCGCACCGCGGTGCTGGCGTGGTTGTTCGCGCGCCAGACCGGCCGCAACTTCTACCTGCGTGTGGAGGACATTGACTCGGAGCGCTCGTCCGCGGAGTCCGCGCAGCGCCAGATCGAGGATCTGCAGATGCTCGGCCTCGACTTCGATCCGCCCGTGATCTACCAGCACGATCGGGGCGACGCGTACGCCGATGCGCTGTCCCGCCTGGACACCTACGAGTGTTATTGCTCCCGCCGCGACATCCGCGAGGCGGCTTCCGCGCCCCACGCCCAGCCCGGCATGTACCCGGGCACCTGCCGCGATCTTTCAGAAGAGCAGCGCGCTTTACGACGCTCCGAGCTCCACGCCGCCGGCCGCCTCCCGGCAATCAGGCTGCGGGCGCACGTGCGCGAGTGGACGGTGCACGACTTCTACCAGGGCGAATACACAGGGCCGGTGGACGATGTGATCTTGAAACGCGGCGGGCGCGTCGACCAGGCGCAGGCGGGGGACTGGGCGTACAACCTGGCCGTGGTGGTCGACGACGGCTACCAGGGCGTGGACCAGGTGGTGCGCGGAGACGATCTGCTGTTTTCGGCGCCGGCGCAGGCGTACCTCGCCGACCGCTTAGGGCTCACAATTCCCTCGTATGTTCATGTTCCGCTCGTGGTGGGGCCGGAGGGACGTCGATTAGCAAAGCGCGATGGGGCGGTGACGTTGCGGGAGATGCCGCGCGAAAACAGTGCGGAAGAAGTGGTGGCGCAGATCGCGGAATCGCTCGGCTGTGCGGGCGTTTCGAGCGTCCAGAAGCTACGGGAGGTTTTTGATCCGGCGCAGCTGTCGCGCCAGCCGTGGCCGTGGGCGCGATAG
- the tgt gene encoding tRNA guanosine(34) transglycosylase Tgt has translation MTDVTFEAHTQLEPAPGRHGRTGVIHTPHGDIQTPAFIPVATKATVKTLTPEQIRQTGAQAILSNAYHLYLQPGPDIVDEAGGVASFENWHGPTYTDSGGFQVMSLGVGFKKVLAMDVAGLTDSDIRAANKDRMARVDDDGVDFKSVIDGSSHRFTPEVSMQIQHQLGADIMFAFDELTTLVDTRAYQEHSVERTRRWARRCLLEHDRLTTARSDKPLQSLWGVVQGAQYEDLRRQAVRGLLDLDKEARAEGRRGFGGFGIGGALEKENLGTIVGWVTDELPVSMPRHLLGISEPDDIFTAVEAGADTFDCVAPTRLGRRGGVYTLDGRMNLAGARFKRDFAGVDEEFGGYVSENYSRAYIHHLLKAKEFLAGTLCTMHNLEFMIRLVDNIRAAIDAGDYEAYRDEFLGRYYAGK, from the coding sequence ATGACCGACGTGACGTTTGAGGCCCACACCCAACTCGAGCCGGCACCGGGCCGCCACGGCCGCACCGGCGTGATCCACACCCCGCACGGTGACATCCAGACCCCGGCGTTCATCCCCGTGGCCACGAAGGCGACGGTGAAGACACTCACGCCGGAGCAGATCCGCCAAACCGGCGCGCAGGCGATCTTGTCCAACGCGTACCACCTGTACCTGCAGCCCGGCCCCGACATCGTGGACGAGGCCGGCGGCGTGGCCTCGTTTGAAAACTGGCACGGGCCCACCTACACCGACTCCGGCGGCTTCCAGGTGATGAGCCTCGGCGTCGGGTTTAAAAAGGTGCTGGCCATGGACGTGGCCGGGCTGACCGATTCCGACATCCGCGCCGCGAACAAGGACCGCATGGCGCGCGTGGACGACGACGGCGTGGACTTCAAATCCGTCATCGACGGCTCCTCGCACCGCTTCACGCCCGAGGTGTCCATGCAGATCCAGCACCAGCTCGGCGCCGACATCATGTTCGCTTTCGACGAGCTGACCACGCTCGTGGACACCCGCGCCTACCAGGAGCATTCCGTCGAGCGCACGCGCCGCTGGGCCCGCAGGTGCCTGCTCGAGCATGACCGCTTAACGACGGCACGTTCCGACAAACCCCTCCAATCCCTCTGGGGCGTGGTCCAAGGCGCCCAATACGAGGACCTGCGCCGGCAGGCGGTGCGGGGCCTGCTGGACCTGGACAAGGAGGCGCGCGCCGAGGGCCGCCGGGGCTTCGGCGGCTTCGGCATCGGCGGCGCGCTGGAGAAGGAGAACCTGGGCACCATCGTCGGCTGGGTCACCGACGAGCTGCCCGTTTCGATGCCCCGGCACCTGCTTGGCATCTCCGAACCGGACGACATCTTCACTGCCGTCGAGGCCGGCGCCGACACCTTCGACTGCGTGGCGCCGACCCGCCTGGGCCGCCGCGGCGGGGTATACACCCTGGACGGGCGGATGAACCTCGCCGGCGCCCGCTTCAAGCGCGACTTCGCCGGCGTGGACGAGGAGTTCGGCGGCTACGTCTCCGAGAACTACTCCCGCGCGTACATCCACCACCTGCTCAAGGCCAAGGAGTTTTTGGCCGGCACGCTTTGCACCATGCACAACCTGGAGTTCATGATCCGGCTCGTGGACAACATCCGCGCCGCCATCGACGCCGGCGACTACGAGGCCTACCGCGACGAGTTCCTCGGCCGCTACTACGCGGGGAAGTAG
- a CDS encoding queuosine precursor transporter: MSPRVSRSPYPYLLAIFCAVFLISNITAQKGVALGPLITDGAFFLFPISYVIGDVIAEVYGFKAARRAVFTGFGIAVVAVLSFYIAIWLPAADFYDMNDTFAAVLGLLPRIVVASLTGYVVGQLLNAWVLQKMKDRFGTDRLWARLIGSTIVGEFADTLLFCSIAAAVIGIDSTGAFVNYVVVGFLWKTAMEVLLLPVTYPTIAAVRRAEASV; this comes from the coding sequence ATGTCACCTCGCGTTTCCCGCTCCCCGTACCCGTACCTGCTCGCCATCTTCTGCGCAGTGTTTTTGATTTCCAACATCACCGCCCAAAAAGGCGTGGCCCTCGGGCCGCTGATCACCGACGGCGCGTTCTTCCTCTTCCCCATCTCGTATGTCATCGGCGACGTGATCGCCGAGGTCTACGGGTTCAAAGCGGCCCGCCGCGCCGTGTTCACCGGCTTCGGCATCGCCGTCGTTGCGGTCCTGTCCTTCTATATAGCGATCTGGCTGCCGGCCGCGGATTTCTACGACATGAACGACACCTTCGCCGCCGTCCTCGGCCTCCTGCCGCGGATCGTGGTGGCCTCGCTGACCGGCTACGTGGTGGGGCAACTGCTCAACGCGTGGGTGCTGCAGAAGATGAAGGACCGCTTTGGCACCGACCGCCTGTGGGCGCGCCTGATCGGCTCCACCATCGTGGGCGAGTTCGCCGACACTTTATTGTTCTGCTCGATTGCCGCAGCTGTGATTGGAATCGACTCCACCGGCGCGTTTGTGAACTACGTGGTGGTCGGCTTCCTGTGGAAGACCGCCATGGAGGTGCTGCTCCTGCCGGTGACCTACCCGACCATCGCGGCGGTGCGCCGGGCGGAGGCGTCCGTTTAA
- a CDS encoding MMPL family transporter has protein sequence MAKLLYKLGRWSYLHKWRVIVAWLLLLGATAAGALSLMKPFTDEFAIEDTPAINALDTMAENFPDAGNVATAPSVNLVFAAPEGQRLDTPEHMAAMDATVGYIQDHLGVEGQRFGNPVQVNEQLQRTIVDQMSEMGMPPERAEADAHNLRMLSDDARIGYTTFDFDAPSSMSVDQADRDVVTEAMQLGRDAGLQVEAGGAGFGDPIAVKTTSELVGLGVAFVVLVVTFGSLAASVIPLISAVVGVGIGALLVMLTTHWVELNNVTPVLAVMIGLAVGIDYALFILSRFRQEARNLPPDKAAGMAVGTAGSSVVFAGTTVFTALVALALAQIEFLTWMGLAAAATVAIAVLVALTLVPALLGLWGSKAFAGKIPGLAGNPGPGKRPGKDLDENSMGRRWVRFVEKAPGLVMAVVVLGLGALSIPVLNLEMALPSDTTSNLDTTQRKSADLMAEGFGPGVNAPLLLVVDAHSANPDSEILQPYMDAIPDEAGGDAEKAALASFIYTVGEVGSVGGITHAQLIGANEDLTAAQILATPDGGPEEQRTLAVAHGVRDTIGQVEDATGVDVGLTGLTAVQMDITEELAEAMPLYLSIVVGLAIVLLMVVFRSLLVPLVAGLGFLLSVGAAFGVTVLVFQEGLFGLVNTPGPILSFLPIFMIGVTFGLAMDYQVFLVTRIREAYLKRGDGDKLRAVHESTVEGFAQGARVVTAAAIIMIAVFIAFLDQPLPFIQIFGFALGIAVLFDAFFIRMALVPATMYILGRSTWWMPKWLDRLLPEVDVEGTELEKEHA, from the coding sequence GTGGCGAAACTGCTGTACAAACTCGGGCGCTGGTCGTACCTGCACAAGTGGCGGGTGATCGTCGCCTGGCTGCTGCTGCTCGGGGCGACGGCCGCTGGCGCGCTGTCGCTGATGAAGCCGTTCACGGACGAGTTCGCCATCGAGGACACCCCGGCCATCAACGCGCTGGACACCATGGCGGAGAACTTCCCGGACGCGGGCAACGTGGCCACCGCGCCGAGTGTGAACCTGGTCTTCGCCGCGCCGGAGGGGCAGCGGCTGGACACCCCGGAGCACATGGCGGCGATGGATGCCACCGTCGGCTACATCCAGGACCACCTGGGCGTGGAGGGCCAGCGTTTCGGCAACCCGGTGCAGGTCAACGAACAGTTGCAGCGCACCATCGTCGACCAGATGTCTGAGATGGGCATGCCGCCCGAGCGTGCGGAGGCGGACGCGCACAATTTGCGGATGCTTTCCGACGACGCACGTATCGGCTACACCACCTTCGACTTCGATGCCCCGTCGTCGATGTCCGTGGACCAAGCGGACCGCGACGTGGTGACTGAGGCCATGCAGCTGGGCCGCGACGCCGGGCTGCAGGTGGAGGCCGGCGGCGCCGGATTCGGCGACCCGATCGCGGTGAAAACCACCTCCGAGCTGGTTGGCCTGGGCGTGGCGTTTGTTGTGCTGGTGGTCACGTTTGGTTCCCTCGCGGCGTCGGTGATCCCGCTGATCTCCGCCGTGGTGGGCGTGGGCATCGGCGCACTTTTGGTGATGCTGACCACGCACTGGGTGGAGCTGAACAACGTCACCCCGGTGCTGGCCGTGATGATCGGCCTGGCGGTGGGCATCGACTACGCCCTGTTCATCCTCTCGCGCTTCCGGCAGGAGGCGCGGAACCTGCCGCCGGACAAGGCTGCGGGCATGGCCGTGGGCACCGCCGGGTCCTCGGTGGTCTTCGCCGGCACGACGGTGTTCACGGCGTTGGTGGCGCTGGCACTGGCGCAGATTGAGTTCCTCACCTGGATGGGCCTGGCGGCCGCAGCCACCGTGGCCATCGCGGTGCTGGTGGCGCTCACCCTCGTGCCGGCGCTGCTCGGTCTGTGGGGCTCGAAGGCGTTCGCCGGCAAGATCCCTGGCCTGGCGGGCAACCCTGGGCCCGGGAAGCGCCCGGGCAAGGACCTGGACGAAAACTCCATGGGCCGGCGCTGGGTCCGCTTCGTGGAAAAGGCCCCCGGCCTGGTCATGGCTGTGGTGGTGCTGGGCCTCGGCGCCCTGAGTATCCCGGTGCTGAACCTGGAGATGGCGCTGCCGTCTGACACCACCTCCAACCTGGACACCACCCAGCGCAAATCCGCCGACCTCATGGCGGAAGGCTTCGGCCCCGGCGTCAACGCCCCGCTGCTTTTGGTGGTGGACGCGCACAGCGCCAACCCGGATTCGGAGATCCTGCAGCCGTACATGGACGCCATCCCGGACGAGGCCGGCGGCGACGCCGAAAAGGCGGCGCTGGCCAGCTTCATCTACACCGTGGGCGAGGTCGGTTCCGTCGGCGGCATCACCCACGCCCAGCTCATTGGCGCCAACGAGGACCTCACCGCCGCGCAGATCCTGGCCACCCCGGACGGCGGGCCCGAGGAGCAGCGCACCCTCGCCGTCGCCCACGGCGTGCGCGACACGATCGGCCAGGTGGAGGACGCCACCGGGGTAGACGTGGGGCTGACTGGCCTGACTGCGGTGCAGATGGACATCACCGAGGAACTCGCCGAGGCCATGCCGCTGTACCTGTCCATCGTGGTGGGCCTGGCCATCGTGCTGCTCATGGTGGTGTTCCGCTCCCTCCTCGTGCCCCTGGTGGCCGGGCTCGGCTTCTTGCTCTCTGTCGGCGCCGCGTTCGGCGTGACCGTCCTGGTTTTCCAGGAGGGGCTGTTCGGCCTCGTCAACACCCCGGGCCCGATCCTGTCGTTCTTGCCCATCTTCATGATCGGCGTGACCTTCGGCCTGGCCATGGACTACCAGGTCTTCCTGGTCACCCGCATCCGTGAGGCATATCTGAAACGTGGGGACGGGGATAAGCTTCGCGCCGTCCACGAATCCACCGTCGAAGGCTTCGCGCAGGGCGCACGCGTGGTCACCGCTGCCGCGATCATCATGATCGCCGTGTTCATCGCCTTCCTTGACCAGCCGCTGCCGTTCATCCAAATCTTCGGCTTCGCCCTCGGCATCGCCGTGCTTTTCGACGCATTCTTCATCCGCATGGCCCTCGTCCCCGCCACCATGTACATCCTGGGCCGCTCCACCTGGTGGATGCCCAAGTGGCTCGACCGCCTCCTGCCCGAAGTGGACGTCGAGGGCACCGAACTAGAAAAGGAACACGCATGA
- a CDS encoding tRNA adenosine deaminase-associated protein: protein MSQDFPDGYAVTVERTGGAWRVREFDDDFSDLSTSVTAVRNLRAEGPAFALLNVEEDYLVIVRPGPSQTRVLISDATMAVDDDFAADILDEAGAEIPDIDPDELDNVDAWADGDFDILADLGLSEEQMSILLDDDADPADLALAIADELSFGDELDDVVG, encoded by the coding sequence ATGAGCCAGGATTTCCCGGACGGGTACGCAGTCACCGTCGAGCGCACCGGCGGCGCGTGGCGTGTGCGCGAGTTCGACGACGACTTTTCGGACCTTTCCACCTCCGTCACCGCGGTGCGGAACCTGCGCGCGGAGGGGCCGGCGTTCGCGCTGCTCAATGTGGAGGAGGACTACCTGGTCATCGTGCGCCCGGGCCCGTCGCAAACCCGCGTGCTCATCTCGGATGCGACGATGGCGGTGGACGACGATTTCGCCGCCGACATCCTCGACGAGGCGGGCGCCGAGATCCCGGACATCGACCCGGACGAGCTGGACAATGTGGACGCGTGGGCGGATGGGGACTTCGACATCCTCGCGGATCTCGGCCTGTCGGAAGAGCAGATGAGCATTTTGCTTGACGACGACGCCGACCCGGCCGACCTCGCCCTGGCAATCGCCGATGAGCTCAGCTTCGGCGACGAGTTGGACGACGTGGTTGGGTGA